From Brassica oleracea var. oleracea cultivar TO1000 chromosome C3, BOL, whole genome shotgun sequence, a single genomic window includes:
- the LOC106336502 gene encoding calmodulin isoform X1: MADQLTDDQISEFKEAFSLFDKDGDGCITTKELGTVMRSLGQNPTEAELQDMINEVDADGNGTIDFPEFLNLMARKMKDTDSEEELKEAFRVFDKDQNGFISAAELRHVMTNLGEKLTDEEVDEMIREADVDGDGQINYDEFVKVMMANLKSFTSISFSCFSTVLRQI, encoded by the exons ATGGCGGACCAGCTAACCGATGACCAGATCTCCGAGTTCAAGGAAGCCTTCAGCCTATTCGACAAGGACGGAGATG GCTGCATCACCACAAAGGAGCTCGGGACGGTGATGAGATCACTTGGGCAAAACCCTACAGAAGCTGAGCTCCAAGACATGATCAACGAGGTTGACGCAGACGGGAATGGAACGATAGATTTCCCGGAGTTTCTGAACCTAATGGCCCGCAAGATGAAGGACACTGATTCAGAGGAAGAGCTTAAAGAAGCCTTCAGGGTTTTTGACAAGGACCAGAACGGTTTTATCTCCGCGGCTGAGCTCCGCCACGTGATGACAAATCTTGGGGAGAAGCTAACTGACGAAGAAGTGGATGAGATGATCCGAGAGGCTGACGTGGATGGTGATGGTCAGATCAACTATGATGAGTTCGTTAAAGTTATGATGGCAAA TTTGAAATCATTCACTTCAATATCATTTTCGTGCTTCTCTACAGTATTGAGACAAATCTAG
- the LOC106336502 gene encoding calmodulin isoform X2, whose translation MADQLTDDQISEFKEAFSLFDKDGDGCITTKELGTVMRSLGQNPTEAELQDMINEVDADGNGTIDFPEFLNLMARKMKDTDSEEELKEAFRVFDKDQNGFISAAELRHVMTNLGEKLTDEEVDEMIREADVDGDGQINYDEFVKVMMANIETNLG comes from the exons ATGGCGGACCAGCTAACCGATGACCAGATCTCCGAGTTCAAGGAAGCCTTCAGCCTATTCGACAAGGACGGAGATG GCTGCATCACCACAAAGGAGCTCGGGACGGTGATGAGATCACTTGGGCAAAACCCTACAGAAGCTGAGCTCCAAGACATGATCAACGAGGTTGACGCAGACGGGAATGGAACGATAGATTTCCCGGAGTTTCTGAACCTAATGGCCCGCAAGATGAAGGACACTGATTCAGAGGAAGAGCTTAAAGAAGCCTTCAGGGTTTTTGACAAGGACCAGAACGGTTTTATCTCCGCGGCTGAGCTCCGCCACGTGATGACAAATCTTGGGGAGAAGCTAACTGACGAAGAAGTGGATGAGATGATCCGAGAGGCTGACGTGGATGGTGATGGTCAGATCAACTATGATGAGTTCGTTAAAGTTATGATGGCAAA TATTGAGACAAATCTAGGCTAA
- the LOC106330752 gene encoding uncharacterized protein At3g43530-like, producing MYFPPNKYGKVIKISSKWYIADTIELLTEKLNETEMEWFYKHPQFKHIFHLKNPKHKWTGTLMLAFHTAKTKKRKDGFIEKHFESGKKIKYEAVEKNLKAMKGPCSGGRMKMVVRYFLCSIILGPKKTGKDA from the exons ATGTACTTTCCTCCAAATAAGTATGGGAAAGTAATAAAGATTTCATCAAAGTGGTACATCGCCGATACGATAGAACTTCTAACGGAGAAATTGAATGAGACAGAGATGGAGTGGTTCTACAAGCACCCACAGTTCAAACATATATTTCATTTGAAAAACCCAAAACACAAGTGGACGGGAACCTTGATGCTCGCTTTTCATACAGCTAAAACAAAGAAGCGTAAGGATG GCTTCATCGAGAAGCATTTTGAATCAGGGAAGAAGATTAAATACGAGGCAGTGGAGAAAAATCTGAAGGCAATGAAAGGGCCTTGCTCTGGGGGTCGTATGAAGATGGTCGTCCGGTATTTCTTATGCAGTATCATCCTAGGACCCAAAAAGACTGGAAAAGATGCATGA